In Juglans regia cultivar Chandler chromosome 13, Walnut 2.0, whole genome shotgun sequence, the following proteins share a genomic window:
- the LOC109010035 gene encoding heat shock 70 kDa protein, mitochondrial-like encodes MAATAVLLRTLRRRDVASAPLSSFRSLASNVKPVWAPLKLGYNWASLTRAFSSKPAASDVVGIDLGTTNSCVAVMEGKNPKVIENAEGSRTTPSVVAFTPKGELLVGTPAKRQAVTNPTNTIFGTKRLIGRRFDDPITQKEMKMVPYKIVRGPNGDAWVEANGQQYSPSQIGAFILIKMKETAEAYLGKSVTKAVITVPAYFNDAQRQATKDAGRIAGLDVQRIINEPTAAALSYGMNNKEGLIAVFDLGGGTFDVSILEISNGVFEVKATNGDTFLGGEDFDNALLEYLVSEFKRTEGIDLSKDKLALQRLREAAEKAKIELSSTTQTEINLPFITADASGAKHLNITLTRSKFESLVNPLIERTRGPCKNCLKDAGITSKEVDEVLLVGGMTRVPKVQEVVAEIFQKTPSKGVNPDEAVALGAAIQGGILRGDVKELLLLDVTPLSLGIETLGGIFTRLISRNTTIPTKKSQVFSTAADNQTQVGIKVLQGEREMASDNKLLGEFELMGIPPAPRGMPQIEVTFDIDANGIVTVSAKDKTTGKEQQITIRSSGGLSEDEIEKMVKEAELHAQRDQERKVLIDIRNSADTTIYSIEKSLSEYKDKIPGEVAKEIEDAIADLRKATAGDNVEEIKSKIDAANKAVSKIGQHMQGGSDGGSSSGGGSQGGDQAPEAEYEEVKK; translated from the exons ATGGCCGCCACCGCCGTCTTGCTTCGCACGCTACGACGCCGTGATGTCGCCTCCGCACCTCTCTCCTCCTTTCGATCC TTAGCCAGCAATGTGAAGCCAGTGTGGGCTCCCTTGAAGCTGGGTTACAATTGGGCAAGTTTGACCAGGGCATTCAG ttcaaagCCTGCTGCGAGTGATGTTGTCGGCATCGACTTGGGAACGACCAACTCATGTGTTGCGGTTATGGAGGGAAAG AATCCCAAAGTTATTGAAAATGCGGAGGGATCTCGAACAACACCATCAGTGGTTGCCTTCACCCCGAAAGGAGAACTACTTGTTGGTACTCCCGCAAAACGTCAGGCTGTAACTAACCCCACGAATACCATTTTTGGAACCAAGCGTCTGATTGGCAGACGATTTGATGATCCTATAACACAGAAAGAAATGAAGATGGTTCCATACAAGATAGTCAGGGGTCCAAATGGAGATGCATGGGTTGAAGCCAATGGGCAACAGTATTCCCCAAGCCAAATTGGGGCTTTTATCCTGATTAAGATGAAAGAAACGGCAGAGGCATATCTTGGAAAGTCGGTTACAAAGGCTGTGATCACTGTTCCAGCTTATTTCAATGACGCTCAGAGACAAGCAACAAAGGATGCTGGCAGAATTGCAGGACTTGATGTGCAGAGAATTATCAACGAGCCTACTGCTGCTGCACTGTCCTATGGAATGAACAATAAGGAGGGTCTCATAGCAGTTTTTGATCTTGGAGGTGGAACATTTGATGTTTCTATTTTAGAGATCTCTAATGGTGTTTTTGAG GTGAAAGCAACAAATGGAGACACATTCTTGGGAGGAGAGGATTTCGACAATGCACTGTTGGAGTACTTGGTGAGTGAATTCAAGAGAACTGAGGGGATTGATCTTTCCAAAGACAAGCTTGCCCTGCAGAGGCTTCGTGAAGCAGCTGAGAAAGCTAAGATAGAACTGTCGTCCACAACCCAAACTGAAATCAACCTGCCCTTCATCACAGCTGATGCATCTGGTGCAAAACATCTGAATATCACACTAACCAGATCGAAATTTGAAAGCTTGGTGAATCCCTTGATTGAGAGGACTAGGGGCCCATGTAAGAACTGTTTAAAGGATGCTGGAATAACTTCCAAGGAAGTAGATGAGGTACTTCTGGTTGGAGGGATGACACGCGTTCCCAAAGTACAAGAGGTCGTTGCAGAGATCTTCCAAAAGACCCCAAGCAAAGGAGTAAATCCTGACGAGGCAGTTGCTTTGGGAGCTGCTATCCAGGGTGGTATTCTACGTGGTGATGTCAAAGAATTGCTCCTCTTAGATGTCACTCCGTTGTCGCTTGGTATTGAGACATTGGGTGGTATCTTCACCAGGCTTATCAGCAGGAACACAACCATTCCAACAAAGAAGAGTCAG GTCTTTTCCACGGCAGCTGACAACCAAACTCAGGTGGGCATCAAGGTATTGCAAGGTGAGCGTGAGATGGCCTCTGACAACAAGCTTCTCGGAGAGTTTGAGCTTATGGGCATTCCACCTGCCCCCAGAGGCATGCCTCAGATTGAAGTCACATTTGACATTGATGCCAATGGCATTGTGACTGTTTCTGCCAAGGACAAGACCACTGGGAAGGAACAACAGATTACCATCCGTTCGTCAGGAGGGCTCTCAgaagatgaaattgaaaagatggTTAAGGAAGCGGAGTTGCATGCTCAGAGGGATCAAGAAAGAAAAGTATTGATTGATATCAGAAATAGTGCAGACACTACCATTTACAGCATTGAGAAAAGCTTGAGTGAGTACAAGGACAAAATTCCTGGTGAGGTTGCAAAAGAGATTGAGGATGCAATTGCAGATTTAAGAAAGGCAACAGCTGGGGACAACGTTGAGGAAATTAAGTCAAAGATTGATGCTGCAAACAAAGCTGTGTCAAAGATAGGACAGCACATGCAAGGTGGGTCTGATGGTGGTTCTTCCTCAGGAGGTGGTTCTCAGGGTGGCGACCAGGCTCCCGAGGCAGAATATGAAGAGGTCAAGAAGTGA
- the LOC109010038 gene encoding cysteine-rich and transmembrane domain-containing protein WIH1-like, whose translation MLHKSCLPTSSKHLYCFGVLLCISEMNYDPKLYAYPYPAQGAYQGPPVMAPPQYAAVPAPPPRQTGFLEGCLAALCCCCLLDECCCDPSIIFIP comes from the exons ATGCTACATAAATCTTGCCTTCCAACAAGCTCTAAGCATCTCTATTGTTTTGGAGTGTTGCTTTGCATTTCAGAGATGAATTATGACCCCAAATTATATGCCTATCCCTATCCTGCTCAAG GTGCTTATCAAGGACCTCCTGTGATGGCTCCTCCTCAGTATGCCGCGGTTCCAGCACCACCTCCAAGACAAACGGGTTTTCTTGAGGGATG CCTTGCAGCTTTGTGTTGCTGTTGCCTCTTGGATGAGTGTTGCTGCGACCCCTCCATTATATTTATCCCCTAA
- the LOC109010036 gene encoding transcription factor GTE2-like has translation MASAVLARTTSTTNNRAGGGFMGKVPFSNPNPNFTTKKRQQQQQSHPIGGKIIVEESPDVTQSAASDDASSINHRRHTSTSTEFNNLQYVSFNVASCSKKQLGDLKARLAAELDQIRQLKHRVESHSIPNHTHAPPPSKKSKKISGKKRPLPGNPNQKNQNPSPNLISTNANNVNRSMNLMSMKACKDILTKLRKHKSGWVFNEPVDVVGMGLHDYNDIIKQPMDLGTVKSRLARNLYRSPLDFAADVRLTFTNALTYNPKGHTVHAMAEQLLARFEELFRPFSEKIDRIDEEEGEKRIFDAEEELQASDNNNTNSLLIAERSDRIDIEDKVSDHSEPLQKLHASSSNRQMVQSPVRTPPVKPLKQPKPKAKDPNKREMSLEEKHKLGIGLQSLPPEKMEQVVQIIRKRNGHLKQDGDEIELDIEAVDTETLWELDRLVTNWKKMVSKIKRQALMGNYAKNNGELPVSSEKIEAVASEAKRPKKGGEVGEEDVDIGDEMPMSNFPPVEIEKDVGGHGSSSSSSSSSSSDSDSSSSDSDSGSSSGSDSDADNAQS, from the exons ATGGCGTCCGCCGTCTTAGCCAGAACCACCAGCACCACCAACAACAGAGCAGGCGGAGGATTCATGGGCAAAGTCCctttctcaaaccctaaccctaatttcACCACCAAAAAACGGCAACAACAGCAGCAATCGCATCCAATTGGGGGTAAAATCATCGTTGAGGAATCCCCGGACGTGACGCAATCGGCGGCCTCCGACGATGCTTCGTCAATCAACCACCGAAGACACACCTCCACCAGTACCGAATTTAACAACCTTCAATACGTGAGCTTCAACGTCGCATCCTGTTCGAAGAAGCAGCTCGGCGACCTTAAGGCCCGTCTGGCTGCCGAGCTTGACCAGATTCGCCAACTCAAACACCGCGTCGAGTCCCACTCAATACCCAATCACACCCATGCGCCTCCACCTTCGAAGAAATCGAAAAAAATTTCGGGCAAGAAGCGTCCCTTGCCGGGCAATCCGAATCAGAAGAACCAGAATCCGAGCCCGAATTTGATTTCGACAAATGCGAACAACGTGAACAGGAGCATGAACCTGATGTCCATGAAGGCGTGCAAGGATATACTGACGAAGCTGAGAAAGCACAAGAGCGGGTGGGTATTTAACGAGCCGGTGGATGTGGTGGGCATGGGGCTTCACGATTACAACGACATAATCAAGCAGCCCATGGATTTGGGGACCGTTAAGTCAAGGCTTGCTAGGAATCTCTACCGGTCTCCGTTGGATTTCGCCGCTGATGTGAGGCTGACCTTCACCAATGCCTTGACCTACAACCCTAAGGGCCACACCGTGCACGCCATGGCCGAGCAGCTACTGGCCAGATTCGAGGAGTTGTTTCGCCCCTTCAGCGAGAAAATCGATCGGATTGATgaagaagagggagaaaaaCGGATCTTCGATGCGGAGGAAGAATTGCAAGCGAGcgataataataatactaattcGTTGCTAATTGCGGAGAGATCGGACCGGATAGATATCGAAGATAAGGTTTCTGATCATTCTGAACCGTTGCAGAAGCTCCACGCGAGCTCATCGAATCGTCAGATGGTGCAATCTCCGGTGAGAACGCCACCAGTGAAACCGCTGAAGCAACCGAAGCCGAAGGCAAAGGATCCGAACAAGAGGGAGATGAGCCTGGAGGAGAAGCACAAGCTGGGGATCGGGTTGCAAAGTTTGCCTCCGGAGAAGATGGAACAAGTGGTGCAGATAATAAGGAAGAGAAACGGGCATTTGAAGCAGGATGGTGATGAGATAGAACTCGATATTGAGGCCGTGGACACCGAGACACTTTGGGAGCTCGATCGACTCGTCACCAATTGGAAGAAGATGGTTAGCAAGATCAAGCGCCAAGCTCTCATGGGAAACTACGCCAAAAACAATGGG GAGTTACCTGTGAGCAGCGAGAAGATTGAAGCTGTGGCTAGTGAGGCGAAGAGACCGAAGAAAGGAGGGGAGGTTGGGGAGGAAGATGTGGACATCGGGGACGAGATGCCGATGAGTAATTTCCCACCGGTGGAGATCGAGAAAGATGTTGGGGGACACGGGAGTAGTAGTAGTTCTAGCAGCTCCAGCAGTTCAGACAGTGATTCCTCATCAAGTG ATTCAGATTCAGGGAGTTCTTCCGGGAGTGATTCGGATGCCGATAATGCGCAGTCATGA
- the LOC109010034 gene encoding zinc transport protein ZntB-like codes for MDLAHKEPAVNGEADVMDRDLLGDTPLREPPLYWTNFQGMVRQKAYIFDGHGNFYNKEWDLAEGGGNEFCWYHVELPRVNEKLSQSAQYLIGVLCPPLKLQDILSLVSNGPFCGHVDGALVFRINSPGPPSSDFTFRIAARVTENSVITVSLGRVPRLGFSRMAQSLLSEIPRVESSYLRGEHKEGGGTVIREHVLEFLLTMNHSEEADNPVPKSISNLVVHILDTHVDHLQDVVTKLEIELDSVELQLDKGGFALKKQMLDDRRFPKMHLNLQRLLQVIAHGEQVFPRVKEKCSSKSWFGSEDINSLEELIGRLRRLKDNVGFIANRVTAIQAGLDSWQAEQINRKLYYLSFLSIIFLPLSIITGVFGMNVGGVPWTGQMNSKSKDGFRNVMLLCVAMLLMVLMCFCFPALYTHLAAWQRRRVMRRSWSLNRKSILMRTAGNGGAQERGGYLRI; via the exons ATGGACTTAGCTCATAAAGAACCAGCGGTTAATGGAGAGGCAGATGTAATGGACAGGGACCTCTTGGGAGACACTCCTCTCAGGGAGCCCCCTCTCTACTGGACCAATTTTCAGGGTATGGTGAGACAGAAAGCCTATATTTTTGATGGCCATGGGAACTTTTATAATAAGGAATGGGATCTTGCAGAGGGTGGAGGCAATGAGTTTTGTTGGTACCATGTGGAGCTTCCAAGAGTAAATGAAAAACTGTCACAATCTGCACAATACCTCATTGGTGTTCTTTGTCCACCTTTGAAACTCCAAGACATTCTTTCGCTCGTCAGCAATGGACCCTTTTGTGGGCATGTTGATGGGGCTCTTGTCTTCAGAATTAATTCACCTGGCCCTCCCTCGAGCGATTTTACATTTAGAATTGCTGCTAGAGTTACTGAGAATTCAGTCATCACAGTATCTTTAGGTCGTGTTCCTAGATTGGGATTCTCGCGGATGGCTCAGTCTCTTCTCTCAGAGATTCCTAGAGTGGAGAGTTCATATCTTAGGGGTGAACATAAGGAAGGGGGTGGAACTGTTATCAGGGAGCATGTTCTCGAGTTCTTGTTGACAATGAATCACTCTGAGGAGGCTGATAATCCCGTGCCAAAATCTATCTCTAATCTTGTTGTTCACATTCTTGACACACATGTGGATCACCTTCAAGATGTTGTGACTAAACTTGAGATAGAGCTGGATTCCGTGGAGCTTCAATTGGATAAAG GTGGTTTTGCTTTGAAGAAGCAAATGCTAGATGATAGAAGATTCCCCAAAATGCATCTTAATTTGCAGCGCCTTCTGCAG GTGATAGCACATGGGGAGCAAGTATTTCCGCGGGTGAAAGAgaaatgttcttcaaaaagTTGGTTTGGTAGTGAAGACATTAACTCCCTTGAAGAGTTGATCGGACGGTTAAGGAGGCTAAAAGACAATGTGGGGTTCATAGCAAATCGTGTCACAGCAATCCAAGCAGGACTTGATAGCTGGCAGGCCGAGCAAATAAACAGGAAACTATATTATCTTTCATTCCTTTCCATAATATTCCTTCCGCTGTCCATCATCACCGGGG TGTTTGGCATGAATGTGGGAGGAGTTCCATGGACAGGGCAAATGAACTCAAAGTCAAAAGATGGTTTCCGGAATGTCATGTTACTCTGCGTGGCAATGTTACTTATGGTACTGATGTGCTTCTGTTTCCCTGCTCTATATACCCATTTAGCTGCTTGGCAGCGGAGGAGGGTTATGAGAAGAAGCTGGTCTCTCAACAGGAAGTCAATCCTCATGAGAACCGCAGGAAATGGAGGAGCTCAAGAAAGAGGAGGTTACCTTCGGATTTGA